The following coding sequences lie in one Acyrthosiphon pisum isolate AL4f unplaced genomic scaffold, pea_aphid_22Mar2018_4r6ur Scaffold_21150;HRSCAF=23169, whole genome shotgun sequence genomic window:
- the LOC107885070 gene encoding uncharacterized protein LOC107885070 — protein MITNHNKIGGVGQVVEIDESKFGRRKYNRGHRVDGQWIFGGVQRETGDCFLIPVEKRDKDTLLTAINDWILPGTTIISDCWKSYQCLEDEGFVHLTVNHSIQFKNPETGAHTNTVEGMWRHAKASLSQYSRKKRFYGGYLAKFMFLKRCRILNIEPLTEFFKLAGELYDPKAIQENNLLVSDDEASSETDENDEDL, from the exons ATGATTACAAATCATAATAAGATAG GTGGAGTTGGTCAAGTTGTCGAAATTGACGAGTCCAAATTTGGTCGAAGAAAATATAACCGCGGGCATCGCGTAGATGGACAATGGATTTTTGGTGGTGTTCAGCGAGAAACTGGGGATTGTTTTTTAATACCAGTAGAAAAGCGAGATAAAGATACCCTTCTAACAGCAATCAATGATTGGATCTTACCAGGGACTACAATTATCAGCGATTGTTGGAAG aGTTATCAATGTTTGGAAGATGAAGGATTTGTTCACTTAACGGTGAATCATTCTATTCAGTTCAAAAATCCGGAAACAGGAGCACACACAAATACTGTTGAGGGAATGTGGCGTCACGCAAAGGCTTCGCTTTCTCAATATTCTCGCAAAAAACGGTTTTATGGTGGATATTTAGCTAAGTTTATGTTCCTGAAAAGGTgtcgtatattaaatattgaacctCTGACGGAATTTTTTAAACTTGCTGGTGAGCTCTATGATCCAAAAGCGatacaagaaaataatttattggtaagTGATGATGAAGCGTCTTCTGAAACGGATGAAAATGACGAagatttataa
- the LOC100572228 gene encoding kelch-like protein 2, which produces MENATQIPEYRSCEPAKYEYKKISYSELFEVLQSLRKCEIFCDIKLETEDKKIIFAHKVVLASASPFFHAMFTNFAEKNHDLVVMREIDSTALQLLVNFIYSGAIVVTEENVQVLLQAADLLQLQEVKDVCCDFLEKQLCSTNCIGIKEIADLHSCTKLLTNSELYIQQHFSEVVDGEEFLSLSYEQVVKLISSDELIVPSEEKVYESIIRWVKHELGLRKTIFPQLMEQIRLPLISKHYILKKVVEEPLIKNCFKCKFLP; this is translated from the exons ATGGAAAACGCAACGCAAATACCAGAATACAGAAGTTGTGAACCAGCTAAATacgagtataaaaaaatatcttattctgagttatttgaagtattacaATCCTTACGCAA atgcGAGATTTTTTGTGATATTAAACTTGAAAcggaagataaaaaaataatattcgcaCACAAAGTGGTTTTAGCATCGGCTAGTCCATTTTTCCATGCAATGTTCACAAATTTTGCAGAAAAAAATCATGATCTTGTTGTTATGAGAGAGATAGATTCAACCGCTTTACAGCtgttagtaaattttatttattcgggGGCTATCGTGGTCACGGAAGAAAACGttcag GTTTTGCTACAAGCTGCAGATTTGTTACAGTTACAAGAAGTAAAAGATGTATGTTGTGATTTTTTAGAGAAACAACTCTGCTCTACAAATTGTATCGGTATAAAAGAAATAGCTGATTTACATAGCTGTACGAAATTGTTAACAAATTcagaattatatattcaacaaCACTTTTC AGAAGTTGTTGATGGTGAAGAATTTCTATCCTTATCATATGAACAAGTAGTCAAGTTGATCTCTAGTGATGAACTTATAGTTCCATCtgaagaaaaa GTATATGAATCTATTATTCGATGGGTTAAACATGAATTGGGtttaagaaaaactatttttccCCAATTAATGGAACAAATACGTTTACcattaatatcaaaacattacattttaaaaaaagtagttGAGGAACCTCTTATtaagaattgttttaaatgtaagttTCTTCCTTAA